In the Populus trichocarpa isolate Nisqually-1 chromosome 1, P.trichocarpa_v4.1, whole genome shotgun sequence genome, one interval contains:
- the LOC7485113 gene encoding NAD-dependent protein deacetylase SRT1, which yields MSLGYAEKLSYIEDVGNVGMSEFFDSSHVLQEKIERLAEMIQKSKHLVVFTGAGISTSCGIPDFRGPKGIWTLQREGKPLPEASLPFHRAMPSMTHMALVELEKAGILKFIISQNVDGLHLRSGIPREKLAELHGNSFMEVCPSCGVEYFRDFEVETIGLKETSRRCSDVKCGAKLKDTVLDWEDALPTKEMLPAEKHCRMADVVLCLGTSLQITPACNLPLKCLRGGGKIIIVNLQKTPKDKKASLVIHGFVDKVIAGVMNLLNLRIAPYVRIDLLQVIITQSLSLDERYVNWNLRVASIHALKAPLPFIESIEVSFTDAQKYKAAVLHDQPFNLKRRTAPAEAFEILLKLNFSDGCGCPSIQINVPVNFKVSSDCFNLDKESAIQNLKERAIQDLCCGQNALIERKVILEPKTEVANHALVTNIKAFNSDSWSNGDVKHPRGVNGTKTSRKRSFGRKRKSRF from the exons ATGTCTCTGGGTTATGCAGAAAAGCTTTCTTACATTGAAGATGTGGGCAACGTTGGAATGTCAGAATTCTTCGACTCATCTCATGTTTTGCAAGAAAAA ATTGAAAGACTTGCTGAGATGATACAAAAG AGCAAGCATCTAGTTGTGTTTACAGGTGCAGGAATATCAACATCTTGTGGCATACCTGATTTTCGAGGTCCCAAGGGAATTTGGACGTTACAG CGCGAGGGAAAACCATTACCTGAAGCATCGCTACCATTTCATCGAGCAATGCCAAGCATGACACACATGGCTTTGGTTGAGCTGGAGAAGGCTGgcattttaaagtttattattaGCCAG AATGTCGATGGCCTCCATCTTCGGTCTGGAATACCAAGGGAGAAACTTGCTGAATTACATGGGAATTCCTTCATGGAAGTTTGCCCTTCATGTGGTGTTGA GTATTTTCGGGATTTTGAGGTTGAAACTATTGGGTTGAAGGAGACATCAAGACGCTGCTCTGATGTCAAATGTGGAGCAAAGCTAAAAGATACAGTTCTTGACTGGGAg GATGCATTGCCCACAAAGGAGATGCTTCCAGCTGAGAAACACTGCAGGATGGCTGATGTTGTATTATGTTTGGGGACAAG TTTGCAAATCACTCCTGCATGCAATCTGCCTTTAAAATGTCTCCGAGGTGGGGGAAAGATTATAATTGTGAATCTTCAG AAAACTCCGAAGGATAAGAAGGCAAGTTTGGTGATCCATGGATTTGTAGACAAG GTTATTGCAGGGGTCATGAACTTGCTCAATTTGAGGATTGCTCCATATGTCAGGATTGATCTTCTTCAAGTTATCATAACTCAGTCATTGAGTTTAG ATGAAAGATATGTGAACTGGAACCTCCGGGTGGCAAGTATACATGCACTGAAAGCACCGTTGCCATTCATCGAGTCCATTGAG GTGTCCTTCACAGATGCTCAAAAATACAAAGCGGCTGTGCTACATGACCAGCCATTTAACCTAAAAAG GAGGACTGCACCAGCAGAAGCATTTGAAATCCTCTTGAAACTCAACTTCAGTGATGGATGTGGTTGTCCCTCCATCCAAATTAATGTCCCTGTCAATTTTAAG GTTTCAAGTGACTGCTTTAACCTTGACAAGGAGTCGGCCATACAAAATCTGAAGGAGAGGGCAATTCAAGATTTGTGCTGTGGTCAGAATGCACTGATCGAAAGAAAGGTCATTTTAGAGCCAAAAACCGAGGTTGCAAACCATGCTTTAGTAACCAacattaaagctttcaattctgATTCTTGGAGTAATGGTGATGTGAAACATCCAAGAGGGGTTAATGGGACCAAAACATCTCGGAAGCGATCGTTTGGTCGCAAGCGTAAATCGAGATTTTAG